CCTTAAGGCTTTGTTCCCGTGTGAAGCCGTTTCCACACAAAGTGCAGGTGTAATGCTTCTCTCCGgagtgaactctcatgtggaccTCAAGTTTTCCTTTTTCAGTGAAACTCATTCCACACAGTTTGCAGATGCAAGGCTTCACtacagtgtgaactctcatgtgctTGTTGAGGTGTTTTTTCTGagggaaactctttccacactgttggcaggtgtaaggtttctctccagtgtgaattctcatgtggactttaaggtttccttttccactcaaactctttccacactgttggcaggtgtaaggcttctctccagtgtgaactctcatgtggactttaaagCTTCCTTGTTGataaaaactctttccacattgttggcaggagTAAggcctctctccagtgtgaattctcatgtggacgtTAAGGTATCCtttatgtgtgaaactctttccacactgttggcaggtgaaataaCGTTTAGTTCCTGacttttgagattttttttgtgaGGAAGTCGTATTATCCTGTGTTGATCTTTCTTCAGTCATGAAATCATGAAGTTTATCATAGTGGTCTTTTTCTTCTTTGCTTTCATTAAGTTCATGGCTCGCCTCTTTCAGTGCCATCAGGTCTAGGTcaaaaatagacaaaacaaTTTAGAAATTTAAAGCATCATaaccaacaacatgtatgcTCTATACCCTATCCCAGGGGtctccaatcctgctcctggagggccactgtcctgcagagtttagctccaacttgcctcaacacacctgcttgGAATTTTCTTGCCTATAGTAAGACCtagattagcttgttcaggtgtgtttaattagggttggagctaaactctgcaggacagtggccctccaggagcaggattggagaCCTCTGCCCTATCCTATGGATCAGCGATGGGCAGctttggtcctggagggccactgtctaGCAGAGTGAAGTTAGGGTTAATTTTTGGGGTTGGGTTACATTTtacaggtgtgtttgatcaagGATAGAGCTAAATTCTGCAGAATATTGGCCTTCCGGGACCAGAGTTGCCCATTACCGTCTATAGCAGGGGtctccaatcctgctcctggagggccactgtcctgcagagtttagctccaaccctaattaaccctctggagtctgaggctgatttggggcttggagaagttttgacatgccctgacatttgtgcttttttcagttgttcataaacataaatgacaaaagtgtcattacactgtattcagcacaaactaggctacaataatatgtgaggaacatgtatgtacatgtttgtatttttgaaggaataatgtttatgcgtggttattgaaaaaacaaaaaacttaagtcactgaaataaggccaaaaaaagtatattaaatctgtgttcacaagacttttgggtattggaggttgtagactagagtttttgcttcagaattatgtaaaaattatgctgcctactccttcatataaaacaatatattgatttaggttttgtaagacacttttagtcaagaaacacggtatgcatggaggcgtgaatctgcatgaataatgggccatttacacctgagaagacaaaagaatcacataataatgacctgaaatgacttgcatattaatgaggcctttcagtcagctaggctgtgaaaaaaaacctctgtaatcatgtctcagctcaatttaaaataatggtattctattatattctttaaaatataatgtatttctgtgatgcaaagtgtctgaacaattatgttacctctatggtatttcatataggcttttagcttaaaagcatgcacatttggagaaatattgatggattcttatatatttatgtcaattttctatactgagaagtaatatttattgtcatcactatgagtgctggatactgtgttttcaattcatacttgcagccggagggcgctctctgtgcacatttagtccacaaattattctaaagaagaagaggacatttcaggaatggtgtttttaattcatacttgcagccggagggcgctctctgtacacctttaggtcacaaattcatataaagaaaaggaactaggaactagcggcatgtcttctagagatcgctaaccatggttttaacatccaaataaacacttttcaagacaataaatacacgattgagacaatgaatgcatgtattgcctctgaatttgcgtctgaatagcgatggctccgtgggcatggctgcattagcggataatgagctgaatcacagacttctgacatggctctcttttcataaagattacataaacacagaatgtttgttttcgatttgacttgcacgatttaaaacctgacatttcaacgtttctttagacgtaagtgtcatttttttgtcattagtattcataagttagaGTTCATTTTATGAGAACTAttagattggacttcgttcagagggagaggagagatcacgcatcatgttagttttctttattttacaaaaagcactacattgtgtttttactctgagtgtacacaaataaaagaagacattctatagtttcaattgatatattacttatgtctctatgacaagaaatgacagagtattttaagtctgttttgctgcaatgtgaaaaaaacgcgccggcgcgttttcagacctcagggagttaaacacacctgaacaagctaatctaGGTCTTACTATAGGCAAGAAAATTCcaagcaggtgtgttgaggcaagttggagctaaactctgcaggacagtggccctccaggagcatgATTGGAGACCCCTGCTATAGTAAGACCtagattagcttgttcaggtgtgtttaattaggtttggagctaaactctgcaggacagtggccatccaggagcaggattggagaCCTCTGGTCTATAGATCTTTTTCTCAATACACCAGTGGTTTTCAAAACTACTCTAAGGcacccaccactgcacattttgtatgtctcccttatCTATCAGTTTGTTAGGAAAGAGCTGACATTGGAGAAATTTGCAGCTTTAATCACAAATAAGATGATCAGGTGTGGATGTACACAATAAGAAATGAA
Above is a genomic segment from Megalobrama amblycephala isolate DHTTF-2021 linkage group LG14, ASM1881202v1, whole genome shotgun sequence containing:
- the LOC125245703 gene encoding gastrula zinc finger protein XlCGF8.2DB-like, which gives rise to MALKEASHELNESKEEKDHYDKLHDFMTEERSTQDNTTSSQKKSQKSGTKRYFTCQQCGKSFTHKGYLNVHMRIHTGERPYSCQQCGKSFYQQGSFKVHMRVHTGEKPYTCQQCGKSLSGKGNLKVHMRIHTGEKPYTCQQCGKSFPQKKHLNKHMRVHTVVKPCICKLCGMSFTEKGKLEVHMRVHSGEKHYTCTLCGNGFTREQSLKEHMNIHTGEKPFTCDQCGKSFRRKITLNYHMRIHTGEKPFTCPQCGQSFRHKGNLKVHMRSHTGEKPFICSQCGKSFRFKDNLKCHMKIHSRENCSS